One window of Marinomonas primoryensis genomic DNA carries:
- a CDS encoding TlpA disulfide reductase family protein yields the protein MIKYQKHVLIAALSSCLFFSSSLWASELISAAKAKIAPHQTVYLPEYQTNKQISLGMEKDQVLLVDFWASWCGPCRESFPWMTNIQAKYKAQGLKVIAINLDQEKDQALDFLKEFKPGFSVLFDTDAQLPEDFGVIGMPTSFLIDRQGKIRATHVGFHEKNIADYESAITELLAEKGE from the coding sequence ATGATCAAATATCAAAAACACGTCTTGATAGCCGCGCTCTCTAGCTGCCTATTCTTTTCTTCCAGCCTGTGGGCAAGCGAACTAATATCAGCCGCCAAGGCTAAAATTGCGCCTCATCAAACTGTGTACTTACCCGAATACCAAACCAACAAACAAATATCATTAGGCATGGAAAAAGACCAAGTGCTACTGGTGGATTTTTGGGCTTCATGGTGTGGACCTTGCCGAGAGTCCTTTCCATGGATGACGAACATCCAAGCTAAATACAAGGCACAAGGTCTGAAAGTCATCGCGATTAATCTGGATCAAGAAAAAGACCAAGCCTTAGATTTCTTAAAAGAGTTTAAACCTGGCTTTTCCGTATTATTTGATACCGACGCCCAGCTTCCAGAAGACTTTGGCGTCATTGGCATGCCTACCAGTTTTTTGATTGATCGTCAGGGAAAAATTAGAGCAACACACGTCGGTTTTCACGAAAAAAACATAGCGGATTATGAATCGGCTATCACTGAGTTATTAGCGGAAAAAGGGGAATAA
- a CDS encoding FAD:protein FMN transferase encodes MTFIEELIIDSSFNLSKHPNPSLWREGKHTYQIKFECMASNCSILIECEALELVKTAAKNAIIEAWRIEYKYSRYQKKNTFSDIHSTPDCWQKLDNESAQLMIFANQAYNASQGLFDITSGILREAWTFNGNDKLPLQNQIDALLPYVGWKKLAWSTEAPEQLKMPLGMELDFGGIGKEYAVDKVLTICCQTLASKSAAILVNCGGDLTCSGVRLNGESWKVGIESISRHNKAQQIIALSSGALATSGDSKRFLLKDGIRYSHVLNPITGWPITDAPRSITVAAPTCINAGIIATLALLQGKHAESFLASIKTPYWLYN; translated from the coding sequence ATGACTTTTATTGAAGAATTAATTATTGATTCGTCGTTCAACCTAAGCAAGCACCCGAACCCAAGTCTGTGGCGAGAAGGTAAGCACACTTATCAAATAAAGTTTGAATGTATGGCAAGTAACTGTTCCATACTGATTGAATGCGAAGCGTTAGAATTAGTTAAGACAGCGGCAAAAAATGCCATTATTGAAGCCTGGAGAATTGAGTACAAATACAGCCGCTATCAAAAAAAAAATACCTTTTCAGACATACACTCCACACCAGATTGCTGGCAAAAGCTAGACAATGAAAGTGCACAATTGATGATTTTCGCCAACCAAGCCTACAACGCCTCGCAAGGATTATTTGATATAACATCAGGCATCTTAAGAGAAGCATGGACCTTTAATGGTAACGACAAGTTACCACTACAAAACCAGATTGACGCTCTCTTACCCTATGTCGGTTGGAAGAAATTAGCTTGGAGTACTGAAGCGCCTGAACAACTAAAAATGCCATTAGGCATGGAATTAGATTTTGGCGGCATTGGCAAAGAATACGCAGTGGATAAAGTACTCACCATCTGTTGTCAGACCCTGGCCAGCAAGTCTGCCGCCATCTTAGTTAACTGCGGTGGCGATCTTACCTGTAGTGGCGTAAGACTAAACGGAGAAAGCTGGAAAGTCGGCATTGAATCGATTTCCCGTCATAATAAAGCCCAGCAGATAATCGCTCTATCATCCGGAGCACTCGCCACATCAGGGGACAGCAAACGCTTTCTATTAAAAGATGGCATTCGTTATTCTCATGTATTAAACCCAATCACTGGTTGGCCCATTACAGACGCACCGAGAAGTATCACTGTCGCCGCTCCAACTTGCATCAACGCAGGCATCATCGCTACACTCGCCCTATTACAGGGAAAACACGCAGAAAGCTTCTTAGCATCGATAAAAACCCCTTACTGGCTATATAACTAA
- a CDS encoding HIT domain-containing protein — MFELNPALDRDSVLVGHFSLCQLRIINDAQFPWFVLVPQRNNITEIYQLVEEDRQQLMTESCLLAETLHDAFSATKLNIAALGNQVPQLHVHHIVRYKTDPCWPGPIWGGFDAIPYEKENLAGILQKVQSLLSDDLTLPSDEAELYY, encoded by the coding sequence ATGTTTGAGTTAAACCCAGCGTTAGATCGTGATTCTGTTCTTGTGGGGCACTTTTCTCTGTGCCAACTTCGGATAATTAATGATGCTCAATTCCCTTGGTTTGTGCTTGTTCCTCAAAGAAACAATATTACTGAGATTTACCAGTTAGTTGAAGAAGATCGTCAGCAATTGATGACTGAAAGCTGCTTATTAGCGGAAACGCTGCACGATGCTTTTTCTGCAACCAAACTAAATATTGCCGCTCTTGGCAATCAGGTGCCGCAATTGCATGTCCACCATATTGTTCGTTACAAAACCGATCCGTGTTGGCCTGGCCCTATTTGGGGGGGATTTGATGCGATTCCTTATGAGAAAGAAAACTTGGCTGGAATTTTGCAAAAGGTTCAATCACTACTAAGCGACGATTTAACGTTACCCAGCGATGAGGCTGAACTTTACTATTGA
- a CDS encoding DUF3570 domain-containing protein, which produces MAVTKTTQKNQDLARLLTAASCALIGSLSASVNAADNWDVDSAFLLYSESDGRVSAAEPVISATKNYDEETKLNIKLAADTLTGASPNGATPSDQVQTFTSPSGKGSYAATAGEQPLDDTFKDTRIALSSNWSAPIDRDWAYGVGGYLSKEHDYQSLGLNGNLSRYLNQKNTTLTLGVNLSSDSINPEGGVATGLVQVPLSSSDSEFTQRTDSENKSLVDAVFGVTQVINRKTIMQFNYALSTSSGYLTDAYKIISVIDDSAGSNYGGNYQSSGRNLYLYEKRPDSRLKQSLYWQTKYQFDNNDILDVSYRYMFDDWGVNSHTIDAKYRFRFDNQYLEPQLRWYTQSKADFYHRYLNSSDYSSAEFASADYRLGDLDTYTIGLKYGYQFADETEFYTRFSLYHQESSGDKGYGKLATQELYPGLDAAMLIVGYKF; this is translated from the coding sequence GTGGCTGTAACTAAAACAACGCAAAAAAATCAAGATCTGGCGCGTTTATTAACCGCAGCCAGCTGTGCATTAATTGGCAGCCTATCAGCAAGCGTTAATGCTGCAGATAACTGGGATGTCGATTCTGCGTTCCTGCTTTATTCAGAAAGCGACGGACGAGTTTCTGCTGCCGAACCAGTGATTAGTGCCACTAAAAACTATGACGAAGAAACAAAGCTTAATATCAAACTGGCTGCTGATACGCTAACGGGTGCATCACCGAATGGCGCTACACCAAGCGACCAGGTTCAAACCTTCACAAGCCCTTCAGGTAAAGGCTCTTACGCCGCCACCGCTGGTGAGCAACCTCTAGACGATACTTTTAAAGATACTCGCATTGCCCTTTCAAGCAATTGGTCAGCACCAATAGATCGTGATTGGGCATACGGTGTTGGCGGCTACCTTTCAAAAGAGCACGACTACCAATCTCTTGGTCTAAATGGCAACTTGTCACGTTATCTCAATCAGAAGAACACCACACTTACCTTGGGTGTAAACCTGTCTAGTGACAGCATTAACCCTGAGGGCGGCGTAGCAACAGGATTAGTGCAAGTACCACTAAGCAGCTCAGACAGTGAATTTACTCAGCGTACAGATTCTGAGAATAAAAGCCTTGTTGATGCGGTTTTTGGGGTAACACAAGTCATTAACCGCAAAACTATTATGCAATTTAACTATGCATTGAGTACAAGTTCTGGTTATCTAACCGACGCTTATAAAATCATCTCTGTAATAGATGATAGTGCTGGCAGCAATTATGGTGGTAATTACCAAAGCAGCGGACGTAATCTTTACCTATACGAAAAGCGGCCAGACTCACGCCTAAAACAAAGTCTTTATTGGCAAACAAAATATCAATTTGATAACAACGACATACTCGATGTGAGCTATCGATACATGTTTGATGATTGGGGTGTCAACTCGCATACCATAGATGCCAAATATCGATTCCGTTTTGACAACCAATATCTAGAGCCGCAACTTCGTTGGTATACTCAGAGCAAGGCCGACTTTTATCATCGTTATTTAAACTCAAGTGATTACTCAAGCGCTGAATTTGCCAGTGCAGACTATCGATTAGGGGATTTAGATACCTACACCATTGGTTTAAAATATGGCTATCAGTTTGCCGATGAAACTGAATTTTACACCCGGTTTTCTCTATATCATCAAGAAAGCTCTGGCGACAAAGGTTATGGGAAGTTGGCAACACAGGAACTCTATCCTGGTTTAGATGCTGCAATGCTAATTGTTGGCTATAAATTTTAA
- a CDS encoding fumarate hydratase produces the protein MSIIKEDDLIDSVADALQFISYYHPLDFVKAVHEAYEREESKAAKDAMAQILINSRMCAEGKRPICQDTGIVTVFIKIGMNVQWKGTQSVADMINEGVRRAYLNPDNVLRASILSDPAGARKNTKDNTPAVIHMEVVPGDTVEVHVAAKGGGSENKSKLAMLNPSDDIVEWVKKTVPTMGAGWCPPGMLGIGIGGTAEKAMLMAKESLMDPIDIHELKDRGPQNRVEELRLAIFDAVNNLGIGAQGLGGLTTVLDVKIMDYPTHAASLPVAMIPNCAATRHAHFVLDGSGPADLVPPSLDDWPKITWEIGEDVRRVDLNSVTPEQVKEWQPGETVLLSGKMLTGRDAAHKKMVEMIANGEELPVDLKGRFIYYVGPVDPVRDEAVGPAGPTTATRMDKFTRTILDKTGLLGMIGKSERGPVAIEAIKEFGAVYLMAVGGAAYLVSKAIKKADVIAFPELGMEAIYEFDVVDMPVTVAVDSAGTSVHITGPAEWKARIEAQTLEIK, from the coding sequence ATGAGTATTATTAAAGAAGATGATCTGATTGATAGCGTGGCAGACGCATTGCAGTTTATCTCTTATTACCACCCTCTGGACTTTGTCAAAGCTGTGCATGAGGCTTACGAAAGAGAAGAAAGTAAGGCGGCGAAAGATGCCATGGCTCAAATTCTTATTAACTCTAGAATGTGTGCGGAAGGTAAGCGTCCTATTTGCCAAGACACAGGCATAGTTACCGTGTTTATTAAAATTGGTATGAATGTACAGTGGAAGGGCACTCAAAGTGTTGCTGATATGATTAATGAGGGTGTACGTCGTGCGTATCTAAACCCAGATAATGTCTTGCGAGCCTCTATTCTTTCTGACCCTGCTGGCGCCCGTAAAAACACCAAAGACAATACCCCTGCTGTCATTCACATGGAAGTTGTTCCGGGTGATACGGTTGAGGTGCATGTTGCAGCAAAAGGCGGCGGCTCCGAGAATAAATCGAAGCTAGCGATGCTGAACCCTTCAGATGACATTGTTGAATGGGTTAAGAAGACGGTCCCAACAATGGGGGCAGGTTGGTGCCCGCCGGGGATGCTGGGTATTGGTATTGGTGGTACTGCCGAAAAAGCGATGCTTATGGCGAAAGAGTCCTTAATGGATCCTATCGATATTCATGAGCTCAAGGATCGTGGTCCACAGAATCGAGTAGAAGAGCTTCGCTTGGCAATTTTTGATGCTGTAAATAATTTAGGCATTGGCGCTCAAGGTTTGGGCGGTTTAACAACGGTGCTTGATGTTAAAATTATGGATTATCCAACTCATGCCGCTTCTTTACCTGTTGCGATGATTCCAAACTGTGCGGCGACGCGTCATGCACATTTTGTATTGGATGGCTCGGGCCCTGCTGATTTAGTTCCACCGTCACTTGATGACTGGCCAAAAATCACTTGGGAAATCGGTGAAGATGTTCGTCGTGTAGACCTAAATAGTGTTACGCCAGAGCAAGTGAAAGAATGGCAGCCTGGAGAGACGGTTTTGTTAAGCGGTAAAATGCTCACTGGACGTGATGCGGCGCATAAGAAAATGGTTGAAATGATCGCCAATGGTGAAGAGTTGCCGGTTGATCTTAAAGGGCGGTTTATTTATTACGTTGGGCCAGTTGATCCAGTGAGAGATGAAGCGGTTGGTCCTGCTGGGCCAACCACAGCCACTCGAATGGATAAATTTACAAGAACTATTCTTGATAAAACGGGTCTGCTTGGTATGATTGGTAAGTCTGAGCGCGGCCCAGTTGCAATTGAAGCGATTAAAGAGTTTGGTGCTGTTTACCTAATGGCAGTTGGTGGTGCGGCGTACCTTGTATCGAAAGCAATTAAGAAAGCTGATGTCATTGCGTTTCCTGAATTGGGAATGGAGGCTATCTACGAATTTGATGTTGTAGATATGCCGGTGACGGTTGCTGTTGATTCTGCAGGAACGTCTGTTCATATCACTGGGCCGGCTGAATGGAAGGCTCGTATTGAAGCGCAAACTTTAGAGATTAAATAG
- a CDS encoding DUF4266 domain-containing protein has product MQKTISIISLLTLSIVLAGCSDLGVKPWERDVLAQQEMNLISDPIESSLNDHIYFSKEASSGGQGFGGGGCGCN; this is encoded by the coding sequence ATGCAAAAAACAATCAGCATAATCAGTTTGCTTACCCTGTCTATTGTTTTAGCGGGTTGCAGCGATCTTGGAGTGAAACCCTGGGAACGTGATGTACTTGCCCAGCAAGAAATGAATTTAATCAGTGATCCTATCGAAAGCAGTTTGAACGATCACATCTATTTTAGTAAAGAAGCCAGTAGTGGCGGACAAGGTTTCGGAGGTGGTGGCTGTGGCTGTAACTAA
- a CDS encoding DUF2786 domain-containing protein → MSVRKRKKAIQKVVKLLNLSTSPNASESVMALRHAELLIRQYEIAQRELPILQLCDRSALYRVSWGGAAPKYQKEAAMKSPTDGSVYNRRFSEKHNDPNRAYESVRTIIDDMNLNDLYDSGVSLKNNESTDVANRCESGDSSVLGVDASRFNSQGEGVEEYSKVDADLVDGSEMAAENVLDESGSIKESVKLESEHGNVSAYTASSDNVINATKAFRPDSHEFTETLKTQYATSDPNVPFSEDDYWSKVYERLADFDETKIQTAIDALDKQLSLAQESLQFKKKKRYEHEQSEVQERTERARIEQSFEEAIERAFQARAKSYEAWEDRCTKVRMACLRDEQDAVQGFDAISHELVKNKESYKQHLQQKEDYRAAKIMHELRRHLVLAVSVGEDATTSYEKVIEIMADNGLSLKDLEFSDIKNKSLFIRLLERESAQIPDVNEREKHTEEMLDKFLVSSLSKKESRASENPIQHIQRLLIAANEGGQFETQKNLEQVIYLMDANGIGVRDIGYGFIKKYSVFIRLINWEAERIASLPEREKFTAQILEEYIQHSVQKPKSDREQKVNR, encoded by the coding sequence ATGAGCGTACGCAAAAGGAAAAAAGCCATACAGAAAGTTGTTAAACTACTGAATTTATCGACGTCACCTAATGCAAGTGAGTCGGTTATGGCTTTGCGTCATGCTGAATTGTTAATTAGGCAGTATGAGATAGCTCAAAGAGAGTTACCTATTTTGCAATTGTGCGATCGCTCCGCACTTTATCGTGTTAGTTGGGGTGGGGCTGCTCCTAAATATCAAAAAGAAGCAGCGATGAAATCACCCACTGATGGTTCGGTTTATAATCGCCGTTTTAGTGAAAAACACAATGATCCAAATCGAGCGTACGAATCGGTTCGTACTATTATTGATGACATGAATTTAAATGATTTGTATGACTCTGGTGTTTCTTTGAAAAATAATGAAAGCACAGATGTGGCAAATCGTTGTGAGAGTGGCGATAGTTCGGTTCTTGGTGTTGACGCATCTCGCTTTAATTCTCAAGGTGAGGGTGTTGAGGAATATTCAAAGGTAGATGCTGATTTAGTTGATGGAAGTGAAATGGCTGCAGAAAATGTATTAGATGAATCGGGCTCCATAAAAGAGTCCGTTAAGCTTGAAAGTGAGCATGGTAATGTTTCTGCTTATACGGCTTCCAGTGACAATGTCATTAACGCTACTAAGGCATTTCGTCCAGATAGCCATGAATTCACTGAGACACTAAAAACTCAATATGCTACCAGTGATCCTAACGTGCCATTTTCAGAAGATGATTATTGGTCAAAAGTATATGAAAGGCTAGCCGACTTCGATGAAACCAAGATTCAAACGGCAATCGATGCATTAGATAAACAGTTATCTTTGGCTCAAGAAAGTTTGCAGTTCAAGAAAAAAAAGCGCTATGAACATGAGCAAAGTGAAGTGCAGGAGCGCACAGAGCGAGCTCGGATAGAGCAAAGTTTTGAGGAGGCCATTGAGCGAGCGTTTCAAGCTAGAGCCAAATCTTACGAGGCTTGGGAGGATCGTTGCACCAAGGTTCGTATGGCTTGCCTAAGAGATGAACAGGATGCTGTGCAAGGATTTGATGCAATCAGTCATGAGTTAGTGAAAAACAAAGAGTCTTATAAGCAGCACCTACAGCAAAAAGAAGATTATCGTGCTGCGAAGATTATGCATGAGTTGCGCCGACATTTAGTGCTGGCTGTTTCTGTTGGTGAGGATGCAACCACGTCTTATGAGAAAGTGATTGAAATTATGGCCGACAATGGTCTTTCTTTGAAAGATTTAGAGTTTTCTGACATAAAAAATAAGAGTTTGTTTATTCGTCTCCTTGAGCGTGAATCTGCGCAGATTCCAGATGTTAATGAGAGAGAAAAACATACGGAAGAAATGTTAGATAAATTTTTGGTTTCTAGCTTATCTAAAAAGGAGTCGCGTGCGTCGGAGAATCCTATACAGCACATACAGCGTTTATTGATTGCTGCGAATGAGGGAGGGCAGTTTGAGACGCAGAAAAACCTTGAGCAAGTTATTTACTTAATGGACGCAAACGGCATCGGTGTAAGAGATATTGGTTATGGTTTCATAAAAAAATATTCTGTCTTTATACGCTTAATTAATTGGGAGGCGGAGCGTATCGCTTCATTGCCTGAGAGAGAGAAATTTACAGCTCAAATTTTAGAGGAATATATTCAGCATTCTGTTCAGAAGCCTAAATCCGACAGAGAGCAAAAGGTAAATCGATAG
- a CDS encoding response regulator → MRILVVEDDLSLADGLVTALKREGYTVDLLHDGIHALEALANEVFDLVVLDLGLPRLDGLAVLKQLRANENSVPVLILTARDALEDRVAGLDLGADDYLVKPFDVTELKARARALLRRSYGRAISEIHYKGLVLYPASHKVIYQDRDINLTRREYSLLHELISQPGHVFTRDVLQQLMYGWGDDVESNALEVHIHHLRKKLFPELIRTIRGIGYVVDQDVG, encoded by the coding sequence TTGCGCATACTGGTTGTAGAAGATGATCTTTCGTTAGCGGACGGCCTTGTTACCGCCTTAAAACGGGAAGGTTATACGGTTGATTTACTCCATGATGGGATTCATGCTTTGGAGGCATTGGCGAACGAAGTGTTTGATTTAGTTGTGTTGGATTTGGGTTTGCCAAGACTGGATGGCTTAGCTGTACTTAAGCAACTGCGTGCCAATGAAAATAGCGTGCCTGTTTTAATTCTTACCGCCAGAGATGCCTTAGAAGATAGGGTGGCTGGTTTGGATTTAGGTGCAGATGATTATCTTGTTAAACCTTTTGATGTGACTGAGCTGAAAGCACGGGCACGGGCGTTATTACGACGTAGTTATGGGCGCGCGATCAGTGAGATTCATTACAAAGGACTTGTGTTGTATCCCGCGAGTCATAAAGTGATTTATCAAGACAGGGATATCAATCTTACCCGAAGAGAATATTCCTTACTGCATGAGCTTATTAGTCAGCCTGGACATGTATTTACCAGAGACGTACTTCAACAGTTGATGTATGGCTGGGGCGATGATGTAGAAAGCAATGCGTTAGAAGTGCATATCCATCATTTGCGTAAGAAGCTGTTCCCTGAATTAATTCGCACCATACGAGGCATTGGCTATGTGGTCGATCAAGACGTGGGTTAA
- a CDS encoding ATP-binding protein translates to MWSIKTWVKSQLLSSIRRRTLFFVMLVFTLTSIAIMLIGLLFANHEVEELFDARLAQQARLLLTLSENVESISANLDILSPLFIDQANTDSSVGHKYESKIFYQIWSMDKLKIASDSISLTEHKKGDFGYGYAMSDHYQWRTFTLEQTVGDVRIIVAERADVRGEISDKIVFQTLFPELLAWPILAVLVWAAVGFGLEPLQQLAQRINKITPTKLEPIEMSDVPEELVPVKNALNGLLVEIDVLMKREKRWIADAAHELRTPLSILKVHAENATSANNDTERNQSLKQLTSGVDRSTRIVSQLLALARLEHQKDAVKEKVDVLAITRSMIADILPLAWKRDIDIVLNVDDSLPWYCFVEPSHIEILLQNLMSNGIKFSSNGSVIKVVWAQTAMQVELKVIDTGTGISEQDRNRLSERFFRSGEVEGAGLGLSIVKNIVDKYQGVLSFEDSLPQGLTVQVKLPILTNSK, encoded by the coding sequence ATGTGGTCGATCAAGACGTGGGTTAAAAGCCAGTTACTCAGCTCAATTCGAAGAAGAACGCTTTTTTTTGTGATGCTGGTTTTTACCCTAACCAGTATAGCTATCATGTTGATTGGGTTGTTATTCGCTAACCATGAAGTCGAAGAGTTGTTTGATGCGCGGTTGGCTCAACAAGCAAGGTTGCTGCTCACTTTATCCGAAAACGTTGAAAGTATAAGTGCAAATTTAGATATCTTGTCGCCCTTATTTATTGATCAAGCAAATACCGATTCCAGCGTTGGTCATAAGTACGAAAGTAAAATATTTTATCAGATTTGGAGTATGGATAAACTCAAAATCGCTTCAGATTCGATATCCCTCACTGAGCATAAAAAAGGCGACTTTGGCTACGGTTATGCCATGTCTGATCACTATCAGTGGCGTACTTTTACGCTAGAACAAACGGTTGGGGATGTCAGGATTATTGTTGCAGAGCGTGCAGATGTGAGAGGAGAAATTTCAGATAAAATTGTTTTTCAAACACTGTTTCCTGAGCTATTAGCTTGGCCTATTTTGGCGGTGCTTGTTTGGGCTGCGGTTGGTTTTGGTCTTGAGCCTTTACAGCAGTTAGCTCAACGAATAAATAAAATTACACCGACAAAGTTAGAGCCGATTGAAATGTCTGATGTTCCTGAGGAGCTGGTTCCAGTTAAAAACGCTTTGAATGGCCTTTTAGTAGAAATTGATGTGTTGATGAAACGCGAAAAACGTTGGATCGCCGATGCCGCCCATGAACTAAGAACCCCATTAAGTATTTTAAAGGTGCATGCTGAAAATGCGACATCAGCCAACAATGATACAGAACGAAATCAATCGCTAAAACAGCTTACATCTGGGGTCGATCGCTCCACTCGAATTGTGTCTCAGTTACTGGCTCTAGCGCGTCTTGAGCATCAAAAAGACGCTGTTAAGGAAAAGGTCGATGTCTTGGCAATTACTCGCTCGATGATTGCAGATATTCTTCCTTTAGCATGGAAGCGAGACATTGACATTGTTCTTAATGTTGATGATAGCTTGCCTTGGTATTGTTTTGTTGAACCTAGCCATATCGAAATACTATTACAAAACTTAATGAGTAACGGGATTAAGTTTTCATCTAATGGCTCAGTGATTAAAGTGGTCTGGGCGCAAACTGCCATGCAAGTTGAGTTAAAGGTGATTGATACAGGTACAGGAATTTCTGAACAAGACAGGAATAGATTGAGCGAACGTTTTTTTCGATCAGGAGAAGTGGAAGGCGCTGGTCTTGGGTTGTCTATTGTTAAAAATATTGTAGACAAATACCAAGGTGTTCTTTCTTTTGAGGATTCGTTACCTCAAGGCCTAACCGTTCAAGTTAAACTTCCTATTTTAACGAATAGCAAATGA
- the dsbD gene encoding protein-disulfide reductase DsbD — MTTSFMSFRLIKWLIGSCFAVILAVPAFADSDFLKPSEAFQLQLDTVKREVQWTISDGYYLYESRVKVVLANDKTVSIPFHFLTKSDVKDDPNFGIVQVFHNRMVIVIDPVGENMDELKVTYQGCAAAGLCYPPQTKIVSFNHAATPDQKVAAVPIAFAKNSFSTESETSSEAEEGQLVKLLLNGDRFWVLVTFFVLGLGLTFTPCVLPMIPILAGIIAGQAGNITAKKGFFLSLSYVLGMSFSYSMAGVLVGIFGAQLNLQALFQAPSILIGFSVLFVLLSLSMFGFYELQLPMFLRDRLDRLSQKSAGGPYLGVGIMGAISALIVSPCVSAPLAGALIYISTTGDALLGGSVLFAMSLGMGIPLLLVGLGGGKYLPKAGMWMMQVKAAFGVILLGVAIVLVSRIVSETLSVYLWAILCIVYSVHLSPFQSGDKSWGKTRQGFALILLIYGAALLTSGLAGKPSLDKPLGYFSSVTGDVNSIEKQSLFNRMQDPALIENAMQQAKDNGKVVVVDMYADWCTACLEMEKDVFSNSDLKAYSNNISFLQLDLTENTPAQQAFLSKYGVFGPPTLLFFSSNGDLINVRQGEMDLAQFNSMLQLTLANL; from the coding sequence GTGACGACTTCTTTCATGTCTTTTAGGTTAATTAAATGGCTAATAGGCTCTTGTTTCGCTGTGATTTTGGCGGTCCCTGCTTTTGCTGATAGTGATTTTTTGAAACCATCTGAAGCGTTTCAATTGCAACTTGATACGGTAAAAAGAGAAGTGCAATGGACGATTTCTGATGGTTATTATTTGTATGAATCGCGTGTAAAAGTTGTTTTGGCTAATGATAAAACGGTCTCCATACCGTTTCATTTTCTGACGAAATCTGACGTTAAAGACGATCCAAATTTTGGCATAGTGCAGGTTTTTCATAATCGAATGGTGATTGTTATTGATCCAGTCGGCGAAAATATGGATGAGCTAAAGGTAACGTATCAAGGCTGTGCCGCTGCAGGTCTGTGTTATCCACCGCAAACCAAAATTGTGTCATTTAATCATGCTGCAACGCCTGACCAAAAAGTTGCAGCAGTGCCAATTGCATTCGCGAAGAACTCATTTTCTACTGAGTCAGAAACATCATCCGAAGCAGAAGAAGGGCAGCTCGTAAAGTTGTTGTTAAACGGTGATCGTTTTTGGGTATTGGTTACTTTTTTTGTTTTAGGCTTAGGTCTTACTTTTACACCGTGCGTATTGCCGATGATTCCAATCTTAGCGGGTATCATTGCGGGTCAAGCAGGCAATATTACCGCTAAGAAAGGTTTTTTCTTATCCCTATCATATGTCCTAGGGATGTCATTTTCTTACAGTATGGCAGGAGTGTTAGTCGGAATTTTTGGTGCGCAACTGAACCTTCAGGCTTTGTTTCAAGCGCCCAGTATATTGATTGGTTTTAGTGTGTTGTTTGTCTTGCTGTCTTTGTCGATGTTTGGTTTCTATGAATTACAGTTACCTATGTTTCTTCGAGACAGGCTTGATCGGCTAAGTCAAAAAAGTGCCGGTGGCCCTTATCTTGGTGTCGGTATAATGGGTGCTATTTCTGCGCTGATTGTTTCACCTTGTGTCTCTGCACCATTAGCCGGTGCATTAATCTATATCAGTACAACAGGTGATGCTCTGCTTGGCGGCAGTGTGTTGTTTGCGATGAGTTTGGGAATGGGGATACCCTTATTACTTGTTGGTTTGGGTGGTGGTAAGTATCTACCGAAGGCAGGTATGTGGATGATGCAAGTCAAAGCCGCATTCGGTGTGATTTTACTAGGTGTGGCAATTGTTTTGGTATCAAGAATTGTGTCGGAAACGCTTAGTGTGTATTTATGGGCCATACTTTGTATTGTCTATTCGGTACATCTTTCTCCTTTTCAGTCTGGCGATAAGAGCTGGGGAAAAACTCGTCAAGGCTTTGCGTTGATTTTATTAATATACGGCGCGGCATTGTTGACTTCTGGCTTGGCAGGAAAGCCCAGTTTAGACAAGCCATTAGGTTATTTTTCCTCTGTAACAGGTGACGTCAATTCGATTGAGAAACAGTCTTTATTTAATCGTATGCAAGATCCTGCGCTTATCGAAAATGCAATGCAACAGGCTAAGGATAATGGAAAAGTTGTGGTGGTGGATATGTATGCGGATTGGTGTACTGCTTGCTTAGAAATGGAAAAGGATGTCTTTAGTAATAGTGATCTAAAAGCCTATTCAAATAATATCTCATTTTTGCAGCTTGACCTCACTGAAAATACGCCTGCTCAGCAAGCATTTTTATCAAAATATGGCGTATTTGGGCCACCAACTCTGTTATTCTTTTCCTCTAATGGTGATTTGATCAACGTTCGCCAAGGTGAAATGGATTTAGCACAATTTAACAGCATGCTGCAATTAACCTTGGCAAACTTATGA